Genomic window (Flavobacteriales bacterium):
CGGACCTATCCTACGCTATAGTTCGGCGCTTCCCGCGTGATGAATACATCGTGCGGATGGCTCTCTTTCATGCCGGCGCTGGTGATGCGCATGAAGGTCGCGTGCTGCAAGGCTGCGATATCCGCCGCTCCGCAGTAACCCATCCCTGCACGCAGACCACCTTCCATCTGGTGGACCACCTCATGTAACGGGCCTTTGAAGGGTACGCGCCCGCTGATGCCTTCCGGCACGAGTTTCTTGATGTCGTCTTCCATGTCCTGGAAGTAGCGGTCCTTGCTGCCGCGCTGCATGGCCTCGATGCTGCCCATGCCGCGGTAGGTCTTGAAGCGACGGCCTTCGTAGATCACGGTTTCGCCGGGACTTTCCTCCACGCCTGCGAAGAGCGACCCGATCATCACGCTGTCCGCACCGCCCGCGATGGCCTTCACCATGTCGCCAGTGTAGCGGATGCCGCCATCGGCGATCACGGGAACGCCGCTACCCGCGATGGCCTGAGCACAATCATGCACAGCGGTCAGTTGTGGCACGCCCACGCCCGCAATGACGCGCGTGGTGCAGATGCTCCCGGGACCGATGCCCACTTTTACGGCGTCGGCACCGGCGTCCACCAAGGCTTTTGCGGCGGCACCGGTGGCCACGTTGCCCACCACGAGGTCCACCTTTGGAAAGGCTTTGCGGATGCTGCGCAGCATGTCCTGCACGCCAATGTGGTGGCCGTGCGCGGTATCGATCACCAGCGCGTCAACACCGGCGGCCACCAATGCTTTGGCGCGTTCCAGGCTGTCGCCGGTGACGCCGATAGCGGCAGCAACGCGCAAGCGACCCAGATGATCCTTG
Coding sequences:
- the guaB gene encoding IMP dehydrogenase; the protein is MERSTSALAPERSERPVPAANSFSDRFAAQGFTYDDVLLVPAYSEVLPRAVDIRTRFSRNITLNLPIVSAAMDTVTGADLAIAIAQQGGIGVVHKNQSIAEQANEVRRVKRSESGMITDPVKLLEGATVGDALRLMAEHGIGGIPVVDKADKLVGIVTNRDLRFEKKMAKPVAEVMTSDKVITAKPDVTMAQAADILQEFKIEKLPVVDAKGKLVGLVTYKDIIKLKQSPNACKDHLGRLRVAAAIGVTGDSLERAKALVAAGVDALVIDTAHGHHIGVQDMLRSIRKAFPKVDLVVGNVATGAAAKALVDAGADAVKVGIGPGSICTTRVIAGVGVPQLTAVHDCAQAIAGSGVPVIADGGIRYTGDMVKAIAGGADSVMIGSLFAGVEESPGETVIYEGRRFKTYRGMGSIEAMQRGSKDRYFQDMEDDIKKLVPEGISGRVPFKGPLHEVVHQMEGGLRAGMGYCGAADIAALQHATFMRITSAGMKESHPHDVFITREAPNYSVG